The region ctctatatatatatatatatatatatatatatatatatatatatatatatatatatatatatatatatatcctattaCCTATTAATAATATCTGTCTTGCCAAGAACCTTGTGGTCcaatggcatcaaacccttccctttatacggaaagtggtgagttcgagcctcagtggagtgaAGGcaagtggaggcaatactgactcttgtgcttcaaccttcaataggttgagaaagtagttatgaacagatattgcattctaatagagttagtagtattaaaaaaaaaaaaatatctgtCTTACAAAAGTAACCCTAACTGGAATGAAACTTAAATCTGAAATCTTCAACGAAACCATCCAACCACAAAGGTATAAAACCTTAGATTACAACTAAGCATTGCTAATTGCTATAATTCACAacaaaacatattttatatGATTCTCTAAGAGTTGACTTGTATGCCTAATACAATGAACATGTAACATATATGCTATAACTTTCAGTTTCAACGAATGGTCATCATCATAATTCATACAACATTTCCATTTACCTGAAAGCCAAGCTCATTCTCTGGACTTGCATTCCCATCCTTCGAGTCGTCTCTACCATTACTGCATCTACTGCCATTGCCATGGCCAGACTTGGTGGCACCTTCAATGTTGGCATNCGAGACAATAAGACCAATCTCGATTGCCTCCATGTATAACAACTTCACCAGATTCTTGAAGCGCCTTCGAAATGTAGGTATACGCGACAGAGAACTAACAATTCCCTGCAACCTGTGATAGCAAATGTTCCTTTTCAAGCCAAGTGCATAGTAAAATTAAGAGAAGCCTTGAATTCGGAGCTAACCTCCTGATTATCGCTTGTAACTGGGCTCGTTTGACATTGTCACTGGAGGGGAATCCAATCGTGTCCCAATCCTCTGGTCTGTCGTTTTTGCAATGCATTAGCAGCTTTCTAAGGCAAATTTCTTCGTCTTCCTGCAGTTGAAGTCGCTTTATTTGCTCCTTCATGATTAAAAGCGGTCCGACAAACCACTCGAATATTCTGTCCTTTGGCCAGTTGGTCTTTGTTAATTCCACCTCATCAACTAAAAGTTCAAACGAGCAAGAAATTACGAGTATGATTTTTCTGAAACAGTCTTGCATTTTCCGTTCGAAAACAAAATGAGTACTGAAAAAAAAGTACATACAGATCACCAAGCCAGCTGAGTTGGACTTTGCTGATTCAAGCAGGCACTGCAAAATGGACAAGGAGGGAAGTTTCACACCTAACTTCTTGCATTTTCCCCTCGCAATGCAGTCCATGATGTCTTTGGCATCTATTAGACCTTCGTGAAGGAGAATTCTGCCATTCACTTCACAGGATTTGAAAAGCCAGTCCCACACCTGCTTCAATAAAGCTGATCAGTtctaagaagaagaagaaaaaagaaacgtTCTCCAATCGTTAAACAACACATGCTAGGACCTGCACTGGTGTGTATTGCTGTATAGCTTGCTTCAGTTTTCTGGACCCTTGCGAAGCCATCTTTGAACTTCGTGATTCTTCCCTTCCATTTTGCTGATCAAGTGAATTCCTTCTAATTTCTTCATCATTATAAGGGCTCATATTTCTACGGTATCTAGGCCTGGCTGTCGGAAGAACTCATAGAGTCATAGAATCAACATTGTATGCAATATGAGAAATCATTCCCCATTGTCAGGTATTATgtgtatttgtgcatataatattaaatttgtaaatagcTTCCATATAATAGGATACTTTATACCATTGGTAAGTGAGGGAAAAGTACGAAACTGGGCCAACCCAACTTGGTAACCagaaggttacaagttcgactcctaaCGGGAGTCGGCTAGGACAAGGCAGGGTTTATCCAGTGGACACCCTTAGGTAGTGGTTGTGGCTTTCCCTTgtcaccccaaaaaaaattacGGAATCATTAGTGATACCTGATGAAACATGACCCCTCTCTCATGTCAAGCAAGTCATTTGTGTACTCATCAAACAACGAAATGGCTGCCACTATGTATGCAAGTCCCAATTGGAACGAATCTTCCTAGCAATATATAATGTACCACTTGAGTAtgtggaaaatataataatgtgaaGATAAAAAAATGCAACATCATGAtagggaagaagaagatgattttGACCTGATGGACAATCACCCCGCTGTATAGTGCAAGAAGAAAGCTGGAAAGGAAAGATGCAATCACAGACGCGACTACTGCTAGTGGCCATAAAAGGATTGCGAGACCTGCAAAAGGGACACATACAGTCTCCAAAAACGGACCTTCCCTTCCAACCAAGTCTTCTAATAGCCTTTTCCAACCCCTAAACAACATGAACGGGCTCTTCCAAAGTGCAACAGCAGTAATGACGGGAACATCCACGGGAATAGCAAGCATAGAAACCAGAAGACAGCTAGGCAGCTTTGACAACCTACTTGTGACAATATCAAATGTACATCAGGTAATATGTTTCTGCAACTCATAGTGAATCCATTCAATTTTATGATGGGAAAAAAAAGCCAACTTATGTGTTTCTTACTTTACTTCCATGGGTTTCTCATTTGGATGCACTTCTTCACAAAGTTCATCCatgtaagagaagtaagagtgGAAGCAAAAATCCGTAAAATCCACTACCACAGTGAGGCTCCCTTTAACCGTGGATACGGTACCATCCTGACAAATTTGCAAGCTGTTAGGCGCTACTAAAATTGGGAATCTGAAAATGGGAATGTTATGATGATAGAACACTCACAACAAAGCAATGATAGAATGCGTCCGTCACGCCCTCTCCAACAGCCTCAAACGTTGCAATCAAGGGGGCAAAGAACCCATATCCTAACCCACCCAAAAGGCTTCCAAGAATTGCTATGATCGGCCAAAGAATCAAAGGTAGTGGCAATAACACCAGCACTGCACTCTTTAAAACCCATCCAAGCCTTTTGCTTCTGAATTAAGCAGAACACACCGAAGGGTTTAAAAAACCACATCAATAACAAAGGCAATAAGGAACTTTATATTCAAGCAATAATCAGCATTACAATATTATAGCAGTAGCTAGATGGCCAGTGCAAAGGGAAGTATACCTTGCCACACAGTAGTAGGTCCAAATAAAATGAGCCAGCCAAAGTCCAACCACAATTGTGGAATTTCCGATAACAATGACGCCTAATACAATGGGGCCAATGATTAACCCTGTCCAAATAAAAATGATGCTTCTCAGTTACCGATTTCCAACCAACCTTTTAGTTCATCATACCCCTCAGAAAACATAAGCAGATACTAGTGCAAAATAGGCCAAAAGTTGGGCATTTAATCTGAATATTTCTTATGTATGCAACTCTAGTTCAAGAACCTGGTAATGGAAATTATGGAATACACATTTTATGAAACCAATCACATAAATGCCAATGTGTCAACAACAGCCCAGAATAAGCTTAGTTAAAACAGAGAAGCAAtagtattttatgtgttaatttttactaaagaactttttttgttctttcttttattGTGCATCTAAGAAGAATGGGGAACTTCCATCAATAGTATATTTTATCATGATATCAATCGTGCTTCATGTTTATGTTCATACTCATGCTGTATACTGCGCAGTGTTTGGCTGCATATAACTTCTTTCTAACAGCAAAGATGAAAATATCAGCCACTATACTGATCCCTCAATATACAAATCCTCTACTATTTTGTTTCATTTCTTAAATGCTACCATCACAGCAATACTTTATCCAgttagctcagttggttccaAATGGAAGATTCAAACTCTAACAGCTAATGTAGAATTACACTCAATGCGGTGGATTCTTAATGAGAATCAGAAACTGATTCTCCTAATTAATGAGTGACTGAGTTACCGTAATTTATCACCAGTACAATTTCACCTGAACCTCCTAATTAATGAGTCACTGAATTATCAATTATcgtaatttacaaatttactCAGGCCGGGATGTATATTCTCCAGAGCATTAATTGAAGAACTAATAATAGCATTAATTggagtaataattaagaaaatgaaaCACAAgtagaagtaaaaaaaaaaaaaaaaaaaaaaaaaaaaaaaaaaggggattGAGGGAGCATAATAATAAGAGAATATGTAGGTACCTTTAAGACAGCCAAGAGTAAAGAGCAAGAAGAAAAAAGGAAGAAAGGAGACAAAGCTCCAGAGCTTGGCGATGAACCCTGCTGGCACTTCCATCATAAGCCGGCGGTAAGACGTCGAAGAAAACGGAAGGATCGGAGAGAATGGATTTCCTTCCGCTGTAGAAGAGAACAAGTGTGAGTGAGGTGTGTTCTGGTTTTCGATAGTTGTTTACTTCATGCGAATCATCATGCGATGAAGGGAtgggcggggcggggcggggcggggcggaGCTGTCACCTTACGTGGCGGAGTGAGGGTGGTCCTCTGCCACGCGGCCGCAGTAACCGCCCTTGAAGCGTGGGATTCCCGCTTACGAGTCGGTGCGCACTGCAAAATCATAcagaaattttgaatttttgactTCACATGATAAATATGATAACAAATAGTACTAGAATAtactaatttataaatattttagaatttaaatCAGTTGTGATATACTGTAATTCATAATTTATCTTACCTTATTTATTCGTCTTTTTTGGTCAATTCGGTTATTAGAACTTTTAAGTTTGAGATTAAGCTTATATGAATTATAAGAGTAGCATCTAatgcattaaaaatgtacaatttAATTACGAAATTTTAAagtaaatttcaatttatacTCGTATGTTTTATACAGGTTACAATTATATATGCTATTTGGGTTGACTAAATATAGCCTATTTGTGAACCATATGTTATTAACTCGCAacgtatgtgtgtatataattcAGGTTAATTAGAACAtgattttattataaaagaTGTTGACGTGCATgactaaaattataaaatgtcttcaatgatagtatataaaattgcaCTTAAAATTTGCTTGCAACTCCAAAAATGCATATCATCAAATGCATTTTGTAGTTTGACAGTTGGCACTATATATACTTTAgtgtttaaaaaattgtaacattATCAAATTATGACTGTTTTTTTTCCGTGCCTCGTAGTTATTCAACATGCACGTTTTCTAATACTTAAAAGCATTGTTCTAATTAATCTGCTCATATTTTGATGCATGTAATGATGTGTGTATGTATAGGATGGATCAAATGAGACTTATTTGGTGTTCTTGTTGATAATGCTTTTTGCTGGCAAAATATGCCATGATTGcaataatgttttctttttagaaattgtgattttttttaaatgatgtaGTGTGTGATTTTGAACCTCACGTGAAACATGAATGGAAAAAATGTTTTGAATGATGAAAGTTGTGGATTGAATCTCTTGTGCTCAGGATAGGGCGGGATTCTGTCATTTCTGTGGACTTAGGAAGAGTCTGACAAAACTGAAAtcacttaaatattttttttaaaaaaagtaatataaaaatttcacacacacacacacacatatatatatatatatatataagtcacTCCCCTAGGGAACCGTGTAAGAGCCAAAAACTCCGCTAAGAAAAAAAGTCAATGtattagagcatccatatcaatggaTCATTTGGAGTTATTGGAACAGTACAATGTGAGTTGGAGGAGAGAGAAATcaagaaagagaagaaaatggtTCATcaactaagagcatccttatctgTTTTAGTTTTTTGAGGAGTTATTTCAGTCCACGTGGGAATGAAGTCAGTAAAGGgaagaagcaaaaaaaaaaaaaaaaaaaaacagaagtgATTTACGCGCCAGCTAGGCGCGCATTCATTTTCCATGTTTAATGCGTCAGTTTGGGCCCCACAATAATCCCATTAATTGCAGAAATTAAAATCTCCAAAAAAACTACCTCTCACACTAGTTATGAACTCACTTTTGATTTATTGGTCTGAAAAAACTTGCTATGATCCACACATGTGGATGCTCTAAGAGATTTTGGAACAGTAATTTATCAGATAGAACAAGTAATCGTTGTGCGCACAGCAAAAGCCCACCGGGTGCGTGCACTGTGGCGCGTTTATagtcttctttctttctttttgttttctttttttttatttttttaaatctttttatgctttcatattctctttcctaatcacacttataaaaattcataaaaaaccatgaaaaaactccattgaagGATGCTCTTTGGAAATACAGCTGTAACTTTGGAAGAAAATCCAGCTGCCGTTGTCCTTTATTGTTTAATACTCTGTATATATAAGCAATTAATGCTGCACAAGAAAATCCAGCTGCCGTTGTCCTTTATTGTTTAATACTCTGTATATATAAGCCATTAATGCTGCACAAAGCTCAATGCATGGGGAATGtaaaaaaatgagttaattatatttttgtcctagatttataagtgttaattctacttttagtcttttttttttaaaacattcacttttaatcctagtattattgtgacataaccATTTTTGATCCTTCGTCAAGAAAACCATTAAAATgctgttaaatacaatgacattttgatcctttttatacaaagtaggttgacccgctatattttttatgttttttttttttaaacaaaatcaaaattaagaCTGAAGTGCTATTGTATTAtacgaaatttaaactgttttgttgataaaggaccaaaaatggtcatgtcacaataatactaagatcaaaagtggatgttttgaaaaaaaaaaagactaaaagtaaaatgacacttataaatttaagactaaaaatggaattaactctaaaaaaaaatatgcagaGACAGACTTTTTGAGTTGAAAATCTAAAGAAAAATGCAGAGATTCCCAAGCATTTAGACCCctatatatgtcttccatttaTACTTCCCATATGTCTGTCCACTTATCTTCAAAATCAATTCAACCAAGTCTCTTTTGATTCTTTAAGCATACAAATTCTGTAATTCTCTTAAAAGCCTGCTCTCATTTGAACGGTTCAAGAACACAAGTCCTGCAAAATGGGAAAAATAACAACTTCAGCAGTCAtaggaagaaagaaaaagctCCAATCTACTCCAAATCCAGGTATTACAACCTTCCTAAATGCATAAAGCATCACATTTATGGCCATCTTTTCATGTTTCCCAACCTGACAAGAAGAATAAACATATTGAGATACATGGAATGAATGAGTGAAATCCATAACCACAAAGTATTAAAATTACTTGCTCCCAATCATAAACATTGATCTCCAGTACTGAGTTTCTGGGTCTTTAACAACCATGCTAAATTCCTCATTCCATTTTGGGTTTAAATTCTTATGTTTCATTGAAATCTTTTTTGATGGGAGCTTAGACTCTGAGTTTAATTTTCACATAGGGATCAAAAGCCCCAAGTAGATCTTTCTTTCTCAGTTGTTTTGCTCTAAGGATCTTCATGGCTCTGCACATCCCAAAACTAAGCCATAAAACGCAGttgaaaaatacaaaaaatcataaacataCTTTGATGGGTCCAAAATTTGCACTTCCAGAGTTTTAGGCCACAGATACATGTTAACAACCTGATCTTTAATAATCTCCTGCAGAGTATCCTCTTGCACATTTTAGTTCTTATTCATATTAATGTAACTATTAAGTGAAAATGTCATAACACACTTTAAAATGTGACACAACTAAAATGTGACATGGCTCCAACTTTGTTCAGGAGAAGTGATGGAAtatatttgtttcaaaaaattaaaagggTCAATAAGGAGGGAGATGAGAATATACATAAAAACTGTAAAAGTTccaaataatatcattataACTTGGCAACttgataaaaaatgcataaactACTTTTCCCTAAGCTGTTAAGTTGCCTACATGCATGAACTAACCATCATTGTGTGCAAGCTGTTTGAGAAAATTGGCCTTTGAGGTGATAGCACAAACAAGTTGACACTTCACTTGAGAGGAGGGAGAGAATCAAATGTAGAAGGTGCTGTACCTGGACAAACCTGTACAGCCCAGGAATTGAATAGATACTTATCACAGAGAATTATCATACATATTTTTATGCAGAATACAGTACGAAATACACACAAATTGAATAGATACTTATACTTGGTTTGTCTTCTATATAACTCTTAGTGCATATAACATACAAAAACATATTCTGTACTAAGCTTACCCACGACTCATTCTATAGCTTAAAAATACCATAAATGAACATATCTCACAGTAATTATACGCAAAtatcagaaaataaagatacAGAGATAATATAGATGTAAAACTAAACCTCTGTGAACCTGAGATTTGAGTCACCGGTAATCTGGATCGATGAAGGCTATTCATCAATGTTGATCTGTTCCTTCAAACGAATATAGTTTGTTAGTAGATCTGAATAATCTATAGAAAACCCATAAGAACATACCTCCATTGTagcaaaaattgaaaacaattgttttcaaaaacaaatcgGAATCCAAGAAAACTGTAAAAAGATAAGAGACAGTCGCATAAAAGAAATCTGTAGAAATTAGAAGATCAGATGCTAAATTCAAGGAATAAATAAATCACCTCGTGGCTGGTGGTTCACGTCAATGGAGTTGCTGACCTGCTGTGTTGCCGTGTTGGTCGTTGCTCGCGGGGGAAAAGGGAATTAGGGCGGCGCGAGGGAGAGGCGTTTGgtcattgtttttgttgttcTGATCCGTTTTCTGCCATTCAATTTCACTTTCAAGAGAGAGAAAGGGGGGAGAGAGAGACTCGCGTGATAGggaggttggaggttcgatcctccCTAGTTATGGGTAACTTAGGTTGTGTTTGGTTacccagaaaatgacttctgaaaattattttccggaattttggtgtttggcaacacccagaaaatgtggtcaacggaaatcattttccgttgaccacggaaaatgaagtgtttttttccagaaaatgacttccggacaaaaagtccggaagtcatttttcgaacTTGGAAAATGCTGGGTGCAACCCTCAGTCtggcggactggtttccgccggaaaccagagcagttCCGGAAGCCAGAGcagcgttttttttttaaataatttttatatatttatttataataaatattattagtttatatatttttatattttaaagaaaataataaaattatataattatacatttctatcaatttttcactcatttttcggaaaatgaaccaaacacccaaagacagtttttcagaatacatccaaacacggaaaatgaacTTATTTTCCGGGAAATaacttattttccagaaaatattttatagaagtcatttttctgttttccaaacgcacccttaggcTGGTTTTAcctcttgtggtcctttgccgactAGGAAAACATAACATGCGTTAATAATCAAAGAATAAATAGtattgtactatatatatatatatatctaaaaacataataagtctcaatcaaggttatatccttgatttatgtccattttttagatgataataaatgtgtacattttactttaaatgttgtacactttaatgttattagacaaaattgtccctactacattcttgttatataaaactacccttacaccgttagttttaactccatcattattaccctacacttatatctatcatatttttttcctattctttaattgtcatgttattaaaattattatataattaatttaatggttaattatattttaattaaatttatatgaatggtaaatcatatatgtgtgtataaaatacatatattatttgtgtatatataatttgtattatacatattaattatttgtatttattaatattttaatattgggcataagttttcACGCATCGCGCCCACAAAAtactagtgtatatatatatatatatattgaagataTGTATAATAACACCTTTAAATACGAcaaagatatttaaaaaaatatcgcATGTGTCAACGTattgtttttgttctttgttTCGTTTGAATGCATGCATACACAAGCCTTTGACCTTTTCCTAAACGTGGATTGCAGATAATGGGGGCATCGAACGACAACCTTAAATTCTGCAATCCAATCCACCGACACTTGGAGCCACGCTGTGGCGTCTTCATCAGATCACCCGCCATTTCATTCCCACCCGACAGAAAACGAGGGAGAAACTCAGACGACACAGATccgaaaaagagagaaagagagagagagagagatgagtcAGTTTTGTAGCAGAATAAATAATCTGTACGTTACCATTTTCGCTTCCACTTTGCTACTCTTTTTTGCCCTGATTGTGCAGCAGAACGATATTAATGGTGGTGGTTTGTTACCTCTTCCGTCCTCCTCATGGTGGTCGTCGTGGACGGCGCAGCCGTCGTGCCCCGCCGTCTCTCCCCTCGTCGCTCTCAGTACTCAATCTCCGCCTTCCCCGCCAAACCCCAAGACTGCTTTTTATCCCACTTTCAATGTACGTAATCTAATTACAAGAATTTGCCTAATTTGATTTTTCTAatgtattgattttttattattttttgaatattattaactCTGTTATAATTTAGGTTTTTCTACTGTATTGATAAAGCATGAAATCAGTAGATATTTAAGttgtacttatttaaaaatttgttagtaTTTTGATTCTTTTTTATAGTGCG is a window of Ipomoea triloba cultivar NCNSP0323 chromosome 11, ASM357664v1 DNA encoding:
- the LOC115996243 gene encoding uncharacterized membrane protein At3g27390; amino-acid sequence: MMEVPAGFIAKLWSFVSFLPFFFLLFTLGCLKGLIIGPIVLGVIVIGNSTIVVGLWLAHFIWTYYCVARSKRLGWVLKSAVLVLLPLPLILWPIIAILGSLLGGLGYGFFAPLIATFEAVGEGVTDAFYHCFVDGTVSTVKGSLTVVVDFTDFCFHSYFSYMDELCEEVHPNEKPMEVKLSKLPSCLLVSMLAIPVDVPVITAVALWKSPFMLFRGWKRLLEDLVGREGPFLETVCVPFAGLAILLWPLAVVASVIASFLSSFLLALYSGVIVHQEDSFQLGLAYIVAAISLFDEYTNDLLDMREGSCFIRPRYRRNMSPYNDEEIRRNSLDQQNGREESRSSKMASQGSRKLKQAIQQYTPVQVWDWLFKSCEVNGRILLHEGLIDAKDIMDCIARGKCKKLGVKLPSLSILQCLLESAKSNSAGLVIFDEVELTKTNWPKDRIFEWFVGPLLIMKEQIKRLQLQEDEEICLRKLLMHCKNDRPEDWDTIGFPSSDNVKRAQLQAIIRRLQGIVSSLSRIPTFRRRFKNLVKLLYMEAIEIGLIVSXANIEGATKSGHGNGSRCSNGRDDSKDGNASPENELGFQVNGNVV